One window of the Lactobacillus sp. PV034 genome contains the following:
- a CDS encoding pseudouridine synthase, whose amino-acid sequence MSERLQKAIAQAGVASRRKAEKMILAGQVKVNGKIITELGTKVEDKDTVEVNGVPIERESLHTYLFYKPRGVISTTSDDKGRKTVTDFFEELPYRLYPIGRLDYDTSGLLLMTNDGDLANKLMHPRHEVPKVYTAKIKGILKPEEIYALKHGVRIDNRKTAPAKVNIVKTDRKKNTQIVQLTIHEGQYHQVKRMFQAVGHLVDKLSREKYAFLTLNSLTSGQYRELNHKEIAQLKKY is encoded by the coding sequence ATGTCAGAAAGATTACAAAAGGCAATTGCACAAGCCGGAGTTGCCTCAAGACGAAAAGCTGAAAAAATGATTTTGGCCGGTCAAGTTAAGGTTAATGGCAAGATTATTACGGAATTAGGAACAAAGGTCGAAGATAAGGATACGGTTGAAGTTAATGGAGTACCTATCGAACGCGAAAGTTTACATACCTACTTATTCTATAAACCTCGTGGTGTGATTTCGACAACAAGTGATGATAAAGGGCGAAAAACAGTCACGGATTTCTTTGAAGAATTGCCTTATCGCTTATATCCGATTGGTCGATTAGATTATGACACATCAGGATTATTGTTAATGACCAATGACGGGGATTTAGCTAATAAGTTAATGCATCCCCGTCATGAAGTTCCAAAAGTCTATACAGCTAAAATAAAAGGAATTTTAAAACCTGAAGAAATATATGCACTTAAACATGGTGTTAGAATTGACAATCGTAAGACTGCACCAGCGAAAGTTAATATTGTCAAAACTGATCGTAAAAAGAATACCCAAATCGTACAATTAACGATTCATGAAGGTCAATATCATCAGGTAAAAAGAATGTTTCAAGCAGTTGGACATTTGGTAGATAAATTATCGCGTGAAAAATATGCCTTTTTAACTTTAAATTCCCTAACTTCTGGACAATATCGTGAGTTAAATCATAAAGAAATTGCCCAACTTAAAAAATATTAA
- a CDS encoding segregation and condensation protein A: protein MNNVDLTLELPNFSGPLDLLLHLIRSQKIDIYDIPIAKITAQYLNYIAHWQKLNLQIAGEYFVMASTLLRIKSQYLLPKNDFDEQVEEFEEDPRNELVEQLVQYSVFQKISTYFKERNEEVPFTIAKEPSVEPKKALDPLPLGEIQAEELAHTFAIILKRFKLRQPDAAKVEVHETSIEDMVQFLEAEVNQKIKLSFFEIIEGFTTLDAVISLFLAVLELARYQKIRVSQNREFGDLLIERKDKNDH from the coding sequence ATGAATAACGTAGATTTAACCTTAGAACTTCCTAATTTTTCAGGGCCATTGGACCTGTTACTACATTTGATTCGCTCACAAAAAATTGATATTTATGATATTCCCATTGCAAAAATAACTGCTCAGTATCTCAATTATATTGCTCACTGGCAAAAACTAAACTTACAAATTGCTGGTGAGTATTTTGTGATGGCTTCAACTCTTTTAAGAATTAAATCGCAATACTTATTACCAAAGAATGATTTTGATGAACAAGTGGAAGAATTTGAAGAAGATCCTCGTAATGAATTAGTTGAACAATTAGTTCAGTATTCGGTTTTCCAGAAAATTTCTACTTACTTTAAAGAGCGCAATGAGGAAGTTCCTTTTACAATAGCTAAGGAGCCTTCTGTTGAACCCAAAAAAGCACTAGATCCTTTGCCTTTAGGTGAAATTCAAGCTGAAGAATTAGCACATACTTTTGCGATAATTTTAAAAAGATTTAAGTTGCGCCAACCTGATGCTGCAAAAGTTGAAGTTCATGAAACTTCAATTGAAGATATGGTGCAATTTTTAGAAGCAGAAGTAAATCAAAAAATAAAACTAAGTTTCTTCGAAATAATAGAAGGCTTTACCACTTTAGATGCAGTAATTTCTCTTTTTTTAGCGGTATTAGAATTAGCTAGATATCAAAAAATTAGAGTTAGTCAAAATCGAGAATTTGGGGACTTATTAATAGAGAGGAAAGATAAGAATGACCACTAA
- the scpB gene encoding SMC-Scp complex subunit ScpB, which produces MTTKTAELEAVLYAAGDEGISQQDLCQLLAITPTALRELTTNLKDKLINDKDRGINLIEINHNFKLVTDPSCSKVISQYFQKDSSKNLSQSALEILAIVAYEQPITRVEIDEIRGVNSAGAIQTLVWRGLIKVEGKKEVAGHPNLYVTTDYFLQYFNYSSLNDLPLIEKFTEDYADNEQLDLFNEKEDLNQKIE; this is translated from the coding sequence ATGACCACTAAAACCGCTGAATTGGAAGCAGTTTTATATGCGGCTGGAGATGAAGGCATAAGTCAGCAAGATCTTTGTCAGTTATTGGCTATTACTCCCACTGCTTTGCGTGAATTAACTACTAATTTAAAAGATAAATTAATTAATGATAAAGATCGCGGCATTAATTTGATTGAAATTAATCATAATTTTAAGTTAGTAACAGATCCTAGTTGTAGTAAAGTTATCTCACAATATTTTCAGAAAGATTCTTCTAAGAACTTAAGTCAGTCTGCATTAGAAATTTTAGCGATCGTAGCATATGAGCAGCCAATTACTCGGGTAGAAATTGATGAGATTCGAGGGGTAAATTCTGCTGGTGCCATTCAGACTTTAGTTTGGCGTGGTCTAATAAAGGTTGAAGGAAAAAAAGAAGTGGCCGGTCATCCTAACTTATACGTTACAACCGATTACTTTTTACAATATTTTAATTATTCAAGTTTGAATGACTTGCCGCTAATTGAAAAATTTACCGAAGATTATGCTGATAATGAGCAACTAGACTTATTTAACGAAAAAGAAGATCTGAATCAAAAAATAGAATAG